The following proteins are encoded in a genomic region of Haloarcula marina:
- the metG gene encoding methionine--tRNA ligase has product MSHDEFPTDRPAVVTCGLPYANGDLHVGHLRTYVDGDALSRGLRRIGQQTAFVCGSDMHGTPVAVNAAKEGVEPREFALQYHETYAETFPQFNVEFDNYGHTDDETNTELTQEFVRSWIDEGHIQEQEIEVAWDTEEDQPLPDRFVEGTCPYCGEKARGDECDEGCQRHLEPGEIEDPVSTITGNPAEYRTREHKFLRLADFQEYLQGFLDRIEGTDNAQNQPREWVEGELQDLCITRDMDWGIDYPGEDGDGEDLVLYVWVDAPIEYVASTKQYSERVGSEEYDWEQVWKFDGETRHGTEWDDSWTDEGGEIIHVIGRDIIQHHAVFWPAMLRGAGYNEPRTILATGFVGIDGKALSTSRNRAVWADEYLDAGFHPDLFRYYIATGAGLETDVDFSWNRFQERVNGELVGNVGNFIYRSLLFAERNYDGTPEAAVSDDVRDRIEDALDGFEAAVREYDVRTLADVAIELSNFGNEYIQRNEPWNLVDDDPERAEQVIRDCVQLTKAVAVVMQPVLPGKAERLWGQLNEEGSVADVSLDAALEAPPAEFDAPEELFEQVEDDHIEDLNAELQNRVEAASEDDADDESGGEDDESGDADDESGDADAADLEPLVEDRIGFEDFQGVDMRVGEIVAAEPVDGADKLLRLEVDIGHEVRQVVAGLAELHQIDDLPGTRVILLANMEKAELFGIESNGMVLAAGDEADLLTTHEDAPLGTRVQ; this is encoded by the coding sequence ATGAGCCACGACGAGTTCCCCACGGACCGACCGGCGGTGGTCACTTGCGGGTTGCCCTACGCCAACGGCGACCTGCACGTCGGCCACCTGCGGACGTACGTCGACGGGGACGCCCTCTCGCGGGGCCTGCGACGCATCGGCCAGCAGACCGCCTTCGTCTGCGGGTCGGACATGCACGGCACGCCCGTCGCCGTCAACGCCGCGAAAGAGGGCGTCGAACCCCGCGAGTTCGCCCTCCAGTACCACGAGACGTACGCGGAGACGTTCCCGCAGTTCAACGTCGAGTTCGACAACTACGGCCACACCGACGACGAGACGAACACCGAACTCACACAGGAGTTCGTCCGGTCGTGGATTGACGAGGGCCACATCCAGGAGCAGGAAATCGAAGTCGCGTGGGACACCGAGGAGGACCAACCGCTCCCCGACCGCTTCGTCGAGGGCACGTGCCCGTACTGCGGCGAGAAGGCCCGCGGCGACGAGTGCGACGAGGGGTGTCAGCGCCACCTCGAACCCGGCGAAATCGAGGACCCGGTCAGCACCATCACGGGGAACCCCGCCGAGTACCGCACCCGCGAACACAAGTTCCTGCGGCTTGCGGACTTCCAGGAGTACCTCCAGGGCTTCCTCGACCGCATCGAGGGGACGGACAACGCGCAGAATCAGCCCCGCGAGTGGGTCGAGGGCGAACTGCAGGACCTCTGTATCACGCGGGACATGGACTGGGGCATCGACTATCCGGGCGAGGACGGCGACGGGGAGGACCTCGTCCTGTACGTCTGGGTCGACGCCCCCATCGAGTACGTCGCCTCCACCAAGCAGTACTCCGAACGCGTCGGGAGCGAGGAGTACGACTGGGAGCAGGTCTGGAAGTTCGACGGCGAGACGCGCCACGGGACCGAGTGGGACGACTCGTGGACCGACGAGGGCGGCGAGATAATTCACGTCATCGGCCGGGACATCATCCAGCATCACGCCGTCTTCTGGCCCGCGATGCTGCGGGGCGCGGGGTACAACGAACCGCGGACCATCCTCGCCACCGGGTTCGTCGGCATCGACGGGAAGGCGCTCTCGACCTCCCGGAATCGGGCGGTGTGGGCCGACGAGTACCTCGACGCGGGCTTCCACCCCGACCTGTTCCGCTACTACATCGCGACCGGCGCGGGCTTGGAGACGGACGTGGACTTCTCGTGGAACCGCTTCCAAGAGCGCGTCAACGGCGAACTCGTCGGTAACGTCGGCAACTTCATCTACCGCTCGCTGCTGTTCGCCGAGCGCAACTACGACGGGACGCCCGAGGCCGCCGTCAGCGACGACGTGCGCGACCGTATCGAGGACGCGCTCGACGGGTTCGAGGCCGCCGTGCGCGAGTACGACGTGCGCACCCTCGCGGACGTGGCAATCGAACTCTCGAACTTCGGCAACGAGTACATCCAGCGCAACGAACCGTGGAACCTCGTCGACGACGACCCCGAGCGAGCGGAACAGGTCATCCGCGACTGCGTCCAGTTGACCAAGGCCGTCGCCGTCGTCATGCAACCCGTTCTGCCCGGGAAAGCCGAACGGTTGTGGGGCCAACTCAACGAGGAAGGCTCCGTCGCGGACGTATCGCTCGACGCCGCGCTGGAAGCGCCACCGGCCGAGTTCGACGCGCCCGAGGAACTGTTCGAACAGGTCGAGGACGACCACATCGAAGACCTCAACGCGGAACTACAGAACCGAGTCGAGGCCGCGAGTGAGGACGACGCGGACGACGAGAGCGGCGGCGAGGACGACGAGAGCGGCGACGCGGACGACGAGAGCGGCGATGCGGACGCCGCCGACCTCGAACCGTTGGTCGAGGACCGCATCGGCTTCGAGGATTTCCAGGGCGTCGACATGCGCGTCGGCGAAATCGTCGCCGCCGAACCGGTCGACGGCGCGGATAAACTCCTCCGTCTGGAGGTCGACATCGGCCACGAGGTCCGGCAGGTGGTCGCCGGTCTCGCGGAACTCCACCAAATCGACGACCTGCCGGGCACGCGGGTCATCCTGCTGGCCAACATGGAGAAGGCGGAACTGTTCGGTATCGAGTCCAACGGGATGGTCCTCGCGGCGGGGGACGAGGCGGACCTGCTGACCACACACGAGGACGCGCCGCTGGGGACCCGCGTCCAGTAG
- a CDS encoding DUF7312 domain-containing protein: MVADGSDQTEEDDFVDAYEYATEADVIQVEEPDTADPSEEGAVAGSFAPDLDVKPQTPTPENVLFVAVGVYVATLAIGQMFVGPVIYAPETLAAITAAVAVGTAVCYGIFSRTDPDT; the protein is encoded by the coding sequence ATGGTAGCCGACGGGAGCGACCAGACGGAGGAAGACGATTTCGTCGACGCGTACGAGTACGCCACGGAGGCCGACGTGATTCAGGTCGAAGAGCCCGATACGGCCGACCCGTCCGAGGAGGGCGCGGTCGCCGGGTCGTTCGCCCCGGACCTCGACGTGAAACCGCAGACGCCGACGCCCGAGAACGTCCTGTTCGTCGCCGTCGGCGTCTACGTCGCGACGCTCGCCATCGGACAGATGTTCGTCGGCCCCGTCATCTACGCTCCGGAGACGCTCGCGGCCATCACCGCCGCCGTGGCGGTCGGAACCGCTGTCTGTTACGGCATCTTCTCGCGGACGGACCCCGACACTTAA
- a CDS encoding NfeD family protein → MAVPPGSLTFALTPALSPAQVDPLFSLSLSLLLFLAGAGLVAAEAFAPGTHFFVLGIALLTAGLVGLFIPASLGIFAPIILAVVVLATTGATLWGYRKLDFAGGERGQTLSSSSLQGQFGTVTERVTRSSGEVKLEDGGFNPYYQARSVDGVIEEGTEVMVVDPGGGNVITVESVDAAGDDIDRALERDRAASEEAERDTESERA, encoded by the coding sequence ATGGCAGTCCCTCCGGGGTCGCTCACGTTCGCGCTGACTCCCGCGCTCTCGCCCGCGCAGGTCGACCCGCTGTTCAGCCTCTCGCTCTCTCTACTGCTGTTTCTCGCCGGTGCGGGCCTCGTCGCGGCCGAGGCGTTCGCGCCGGGGACTCACTTCTTCGTCCTCGGTATCGCGCTGCTGACGGCCGGACTCGTCGGGTTGTTCATCCCGGCGAGTCTGGGTATCTTCGCGCCCATCATCCTCGCCGTCGTCGTCCTCGCGACCACGGGGGCGACGCTGTGGGGGTACCGAAAACTCGACTTCGCCGGGGGCGAACGCGGCCAGACGCTCAGTTCGAGTTCCCTCCAAGGCCAGTTCGGCACCGTTACCGAACGCGTCACGCGGTCGTCGGGCGAGGTCAAACTCGAAGACGGCGGCTTCAATCCCTACTATCAGGCCCGGAGCGTCGACGGTGTCATCGAGGAAGGCACCGAAGTGATGGTCGTCGACCCCGGTGGCGGGAACGTCATCACTGTCGAATCGGTGGACGCGGCGGGCGACGACATCGACCGGGCGCTGGAGCGCGACCGCGCGGCGAGCGAGGAGGCGGAGCGCGACACGGAATCAGAGCGGGCGTAG
- a CDS encoding SPFH domain-containing protein: MFPALAPLQIGGIIGFVTVIFLLLAIALVYSSVVIIRPYQKGAYTVLGTYRGILDQGIHFIYPFVSDVTRFDMRTQTLDVPRQEAITRDNSPVTADAVVYIKVMDPKKAFLEVDNYERAVSNLAQTTLRAVLGDMELDDTLNKRQEINARIRKELDEPTDEWGVRVESVEVREVNPSKDVQQAMEQQTSAERKRRAMILEAQGERRSAIETAEGDKQSNIIRAQGEKQSQILEAQGDAISTVLRAKSAESMGERAVIDKGMETLAEIGGSESTTFILPQELTSLVGRYGKHLTGSDIKENGHVLDGLDFDEETREMLGLDDIEEILGQIDEEAEVDVEAMEQEAQKIKHGEDSGVDSADEVIEQMDAEIDGGQTDIAGGPEESDTAEDQ, from the coding sequence ATGTTCCCCGCGCTAGCACCGCTGCAAATCGGAGGTATCATCGGCTTCGTCACGGTGATTTTCCTCCTCCTCGCTATCGCGCTGGTGTATTCCAGCGTCGTAATCATCCGCCCGTATCAGAAGGGGGCCTACACCGTCCTCGGGACGTACCGCGGTATCCTCGACCAGGGGATTCACTTCATCTACCCGTTCGTCTCCGACGTGACACGGTTCGACATGCGTACGCAGACGCTCGACGTGCCCCGACAGGAAGCCATCACCCGCGACAACTCGCCGGTCACCGCCGACGCCGTCGTCTACATCAAGGTGATGGACCCGAAGAAGGCGTTCCTCGAAGTCGACAACTACGAACGTGCCGTCTCCAACCTCGCCCAGACCACCCTCCGCGCCGTCCTGGGCGACATGGAACTCGACGACACGCTCAACAAGCGACAGGAGATAAACGCCCGCATCCGGAAGGAACTCGACGAACCCACCGACGAGTGGGGTGTCCGCGTCGAGAGCGTCGAGGTCCGCGAGGTCAACCCCTCGAAAGACGTTCAGCAGGCCATGGAGCAACAGACCTCCGCAGAGCGGAAACGCCGCGCCATGATTCTGGAGGCGCAGGGTGAACGCCGCTCCGCCATCGAGACGGCGGAAGGTGACAAGCAGTCCAACATCATCCGCGCACAGGGTGAGAAGCAGAGTCAGATTCTCGAAGCGCAGGGTGACGCCATCTCGACGGTCCTGCGCGCGAAGTCCGCCGAGTCGATGGGCGAACGCGCCGTCATCGACAAGGGGATGGAGACGCTCGCCGAAATCGGCGGGTCCGAGTCGACGACGTTCATCCTCCCGCAGGAACTCACCTCGCTGGTCGGCCGCTACGGCAAGCACCTCACCGGGTCCGACATCAAGGAGAACGGCCACGTGCTGGACGGCCTGGACTTCGACGAGGAGACTCGCGAGATGCTCGGACTGGACGACATCGAGGAGATTCTCGGCCAGATAGACGAGGAAGCGGAAGTCGACGTGGAAGCGATGGAACAGGAGGCACAGAAGATAAAACACGGCGAGGACTCCGGCGTCGACAGCGCCGACGAGGTCATCGAACAGATGGACGCCGAAATCGACGGCGGACAGACCGACATCGCTGGCGGGCCGGAGGAATCCGACACCGCCGAGGACCAATAA
- a CDS encoding winged helix-turn-helix transcriptional regulator yields MTKTGDVDEDKRATLRRFAALGAASPFVRFTDDGSDSDAPDAIAGYVSAHPGTHFSKLRDDLQLGTGEAQHHLHRLENDGVVASRKDGDYRRYFPAGQFSEFEQVTLGYLRRKTPRGMLVTLLRDPTVTASELATTLGVSRPTISNYAGDLESADLLSRDDGYAVAEPETVLTLLIRYADSFGDEAAELANEASSLFRYDP; encoded by the coding sequence ATGACGAAAACTGGTGACGTCGACGAGGACAAGCGCGCCACGTTGCGCCGCTTCGCCGCTCTCGGCGCTGCCAGCCCCTTCGTGCGATTCACCGACGACGGGAGCGACAGCGACGCTCCCGACGCCATCGCCGGGTACGTCTCCGCCCACCCCGGCACCCACTTTTCGAAACTCCGCGACGACCTGCAACTCGGGACCGGCGAGGCCCAACACCACCTCCACCGCCTCGAAAACGACGGCGTCGTCGCCTCGCGGAAGGACGGCGACTACCGCCGGTACTTTCCGGCGGGCCAGTTCTCCGAGTTCGAGCAAGTCACGCTCGGCTACCTCCGTCGGAAGACGCCGCGTGGAATGCTGGTGACGCTCCTCCGAGACCCGACGGTGACCGCCTCGGAACTGGCGACGACACTGGGCGTCTCGCGGCCGACCATCAGCAACTACGCGGGGGACCTCGAATCGGCGGACCTGCTCTCGCGTGACGACGGCTACGCCGTCGCCGAACCGGAGACGGTGTTGACGCTCCTGATTCGCTACGCCGACTCGTTCGGCGACGAGGCCGCGGAACTCGCCAACGAGGCGTCGTCGCTGTTCCGGTACGACCCGTAA
- a CDS encoding DUF7123 family protein, with protein MSATAQAADGPLSEKQRRILEYLQTNADDQTYFKSRLIGDELGLSAKEVGTNMSAIADGDHGIHVEKWGYSSSTTWMVDA; from the coding sequence ATGAGCGCGACTGCACAGGCGGCCGATGGCCCACTCTCGGAGAAACAGCGGCGAATCTTGGAGTACCTGCAAACGAACGCGGACGACCAGACGTACTTCAAATCCCGCCTCATCGGCGACGAACTGGGCCTCTCGGCAAAGGAAGTGGGGACGAACATGAGCGCAATCGCCGACGGCGACCACGGCATCCACGTCGAGAAGTGGGGGTACTCCTCCTCGACGACGTGGATGGTCGACGCCTGA
- a CDS encoding TRAM domain-containing protein, which produces MEISDELLCLFSAEVSDDGDRYVVEVPRREVETGAVESGGTYRVALISAAGEDGTATDDEEVETPPDQPQPPVEPGEVRYVEIEDIGKQGDGIARVERGYVIIVPGADIGERVKIEVTEVKSNFAVGEILDESV; this is translated from the coding sequence TTGGAAATCTCGGACGAACTCCTGTGTCTGTTCAGTGCTGAGGTAAGCGACGACGGCGACCGCTACGTCGTCGAAGTGCCGCGTCGCGAAGTCGAGACCGGGGCGGTCGAATCTGGCGGCACGTATCGCGTCGCGCTCATCTCTGCGGCGGGTGAGGACGGGACGGCCACCGACGACGAGGAGGTGGAGACCCCGCCAGACCAACCGCAACCGCCCGTCGAACCCGGTGAAGTCCGGTACGTCGAAATCGAGGACATCGGTAAGCAGGGCGACGGCATCGCCCGCGTCGAACGCGGCTACGTCATCATCGTCCCCGGCGCGGACATCGGGGAGCGGGTGAAAATCGAGGTGACCGAGGTCAAGTCCAACTTCGCGGTCGGCGAGATACTCGACGAAAGCGTCTGA
- a CDS encoding YkgJ family cysteine cluster protein has product MESLEAELDRARDLDEAELADAVESIGFECTRCGACCKAGEAACDDGGAASETDPEPHTATVFPDEIRALQAEGYDFRDVARPMPYGIEQTPDGPRGETFEWALQTDDCGDCTFYTEDDDGVGACSVHGDRPLICRTYPFSVALGGTSQPMGEAVDTDGIVRAHECEGLGRDISREDAEELAAALKERAVRELEEAIAVRENYRPTDGDGVVVHDSEGQKRPDGTRLQRD; this is encoded by the coding sequence ATGGAGTCGCTCGAAGCCGAACTCGACCGCGCCCGCGACCTCGACGAGGCCGAACTGGCCGACGCCGTCGAGTCCATCGGCTTCGAGTGTACGCGCTGTGGGGCCTGCTGTAAGGCCGGTGAGGCGGCCTGTGACGACGGGGGTGCTGCTTCCGAGACGGACCCGGAACCCCACACAGCGACTGTGTTCCCCGACGAGATTCGGGCGTTACAGGCCGAGGGGTACGATTTCCGCGACGTGGCCCGCCCGATGCCGTACGGCATCGAACAGACACCGGACGGGCCGCGGGGCGAGACCTTCGAGTGGGCGCTCCAGACCGACGACTGCGGCGACTGCACGTTCTACACCGAGGACGACGACGGCGTCGGGGCGTGTTCGGTCCACGGCGACCGGCCGCTCATCTGTCGGACCTACCCGTTCAGCGTCGCCCTCGGCGGGACGAGTCAACCGATGGGCGAAGCGGTTGATACGGACGGGATAGTCCGCGCCCACGAGTGCGAAGGTCTCGGTCGCGACATCTCCCGCGAAGACGCCGAAGAACTGGCCGCGGCGCTGAAAGAGCGAGCGGTTCGGGAACTGGAAGAGGCAATCGCCGTCCGAGAGAACTACCGGCCGACGGACGGTGACGGCGTCGTCGTCCACGACTCGGAAGGGCAAAAGCGGCCCGACGGGACGCGACTACAGAGAGACTGA
- a CDS encoding MBL fold metallo-hydrolase yields MTWTRVDVPVATRAPTGETAAYLSSGPDALLVDPAARTDGLDRAVAERSVGHVAVTHHHPDHVGAVARYADETDATVWARRGRADAFEAATGIRPDRTFADGTTIPAADGVTVLDLPGHAPEHVGFVTESGVVSGDVAVAEGSVVVGAPEGDLRAYLTSLRRLYVRNPPQLLPGHGPTVDDPRATCQRLIGHRLRRERRVREAVATGARTADEVLDAAYEKDLDGVRDLARATVVAHLEKLAVEDAIAWDGRRARPSAEAGG; encoded by the coding sequence ATGACATGGACCCGGGTGGACGTACCGGTAGCGACCCGCGCACCGACCGGCGAGACGGCCGCGTACCTCTCTTCGGGGCCGGACGCGCTCCTCGTCGACCCGGCGGCCCGAACCGACGGATTGGACCGCGCCGTCGCCGAGCGGTCGGTCGGCCACGTCGCCGTCACGCACCACCATCCCGACCACGTCGGGGCCGTCGCCCGCTACGCCGACGAGACGGACGCGACGGTGTGGGCGCGGCGCGGTCGCGCCGACGCGTTCGAGGCGGCAACCGGTATCCGGCCCGACCGAACCTTCGCCGACGGGACGACGATTCCCGCCGCGGACGGCGTCACCGTCCTCGATTTGCCCGGCCACGCGCCCGAACACGTCGGCTTCGTCACGGAGAGCGGCGTCGTGAGCGGTGACGTGGCCGTCGCCGAGGGGAGCGTCGTCGTCGGCGCGCCGGAAGGCGACTTGCGAGCGTATCTCACGTCGCTCCGTCGCCTCTACGTACGGAATCCACCGCAACTGCTCCCCGGGCACGGCCCGACCGTCGACGACCCGCGAGCGACCTGCCAACGACTCATCGGGCATCGCTTGCGCCGCGAGCGTCGGGTCCGAGAAGCGGTAGCGACGGGCGCACGGACCGCCGACGAAGTGCTCGACGCGGCCTACGAGAAGGACCTCGACGGCGTGCGTGACCTCGCGCGCGCCACCGTCGTCGCCCATCTGGAGAAACTCGCCGTCGAGGACGCGATTGCATGGGACGGTCGGCGGGCGCGACCGAGCGCCGAGGCCGGGGGATAA
- a CDS encoding winged helix-turn-helix domain-containing protein: MSTTTTEDVAVSPFAEDEFRERLRELPPSAKLVAKVLEDDSPLSQGQLAESSLLPDRTVRYALNRLEESGLVGSRYSFTDARKQVYFLTA, from the coding sequence ATGAGCACCACTACCACCGAGGACGTAGCCGTTTCCCCCTTCGCCGAAGACGAGTTCCGCGAGCGCCTCCGCGAACTCCCGCCGAGCGCGAAACTCGTCGCGAAGGTTCTGGAAGACGACTCCCCGCTCTCACAGGGGCAACTCGCCGAATCCTCGCTGCTCCCGGACCGGACGGTCCGGTACGCGCTGAACCGCCTCGAAGAGTCCGGCCTCGTAGGCTCCCGGTACAGTTTCACGGACGCCCGCAAGCAGGTCTACTTCCTCACCGCGTAG
- a CDS encoding class I SAM-dependent methyltransferase, with protein MKGQEWYQADTVAEEYEAKRFSRGGRLIDRREKQAVLDAIGPVDEKRVLEVACGTGRFTVMLAERGADITGLDISGPMLQQGRQKAQAAGVADHVEFMRGDAARLPFPDDHFDTVMAMRFFHLADTPAAFLAEMRRVSKEQVFFDTFNRFSTRSLYNWALPMGSRLYSRWEIDRLLDGAGLELSTESHDWILPYGFYRKIPNELAASFRSIDTAIGGTPLGTKLASVSYWNTHV; from the coding sequence GTGAAAGGGCAGGAGTGGTACCAGGCCGACACGGTGGCCGAAGAGTACGAAGCCAAGCGGTTCTCCCGCGGCGGCCGCCTCATCGACCGCCGGGAGAAGCAGGCGGTACTTGACGCTATCGGCCCCGTCGACGAGAAGAGGGTCCTCGAAGTCGCCTGCGGGACCGGTCGATTCACCGTGATGCTCGCAGAACGCGGCGCGGACATCACCGGCCTCGACATCTCCGGGCCGATGCTCCAGCAGGGCCGACAAAAGGCGCAGGCCGCGGGCGTCGCCGACCACGTGGAGTTCATGCGCGGCGACGCCGCCCGCCTCCCGTTCCCGGACGACCACTTCGACACCGTGATGGCGATGCGGTTTTTCCACCTCGCCGACACTCCGGCGGCCTTCCTCGCCGAGATGCGCCGGGTCTCGAAGGAACAGGTGTTCTTCGACACCTTCAACCGATTCTCCACTCGGTCGCTGTACAACTGGGCGCTCCCGATGGGGTCGCGGCTCTACTCCCGGTGGGAAATCGACCGCCTACTGGACGGCGCGGGACTCGAACTCTCGACGGAGTCCCACGACTGGATCCTCCCCTACGGCTTCTACCGCAAGATTCCGAACGAACTGGCGGCCTCGTTCCGCTCTATCGACACGGCTATCGGCGGGACGCCGCTGGGAACGAAACTCGCGTCGGTGTCCTACTGGAACACGCACGTCTGA